In the Ipomoea triloba cultivar NCNSP0323 chromosome 6, ASM357664v1 genome, one interval contains:
- the LOC116022135 gene encoding protein GRAVITROPIC IN THE LIGHT 1-like isoform X1, which produces MDAVKQSSIAQNKSKLSRAFSKVFHIQFVIGAGQEAKHKSSKSHEKKEKNGVVRSDFNVQFKRFDDADEKLRLIAAEAFVARLFASVSSVKAAYAQLQFSQSPYDPDGICAADKMVVSELKMLSELKQCYLKKQIDDECSPQTTLLLAEIQEQKCSLRTYDIMGKKLCSQVKLKDSEIAYLREKLVEINTENRVLEKRLNSISVPSELLSLSFFSTYLLQTVESIQSFTRVLCGEMESAGWDLDAAARSIQPGVVFWKANHKCYAFESFVCSVMFDGFNYQNFSVSSSEQKKQQERLFFDRFMELKSADYLAWKPKSRFARFCCKKYLRLIHPRMEESLFGNLDQRAMVKSGKYPPETAFFTAFSEMAKRIWLLHCLAFSFDPEEASIFQVSRKTRFSEIFMETVNEEAFLLSDGSPETEPQVAFTVVPGFRIGKTVVQCQVYLC; this is translated from the coding sequence ATGGATGCAGTTAAGCAGTCCAGCATTGCCCAGAACAAGAGCAAATTGAGCCGCGCTTTCTCTAAAGTCTTTCACATTCAGTTTGTAATAGGAGCTGGCCAGGAGGCAAAACACAAGTCTAGTAAGTCCCAtgaaaaaaaggagaagaatgGCGTGGTGAGAAGCGATTTTAATGTGCAGTTCAAACGTTTTGATGATGCAGATGAGAAGCTGAGGCTAATTGCTGCAGAAGCTTTTGTTGCCAGACTGTTTGCTAGTGTGTCAAGTGTTAAGGCGGCGTATGCACAGTTGCAGTTTTCTCAGTCTCCTTATGACCCCGATGGGATTTGCGCTGCAGATAAGATGGTGGTGTCCGAGTTGAAAATGTTGTCGGAGTTAAAACAGTGCTACTTGAAGAAACAGATTGATGATGAGTGTTCTCCCCAGACCACTCTTCTTTTGGCTGAAATTCAAGAGCAGAAGTGCAGTCTCAGAACTTATGATATCATGGGGAAGAAGTTGTGTTCTCAGGTTAAGCTAAAGGACTCAGAAATTGCATATCTTAGGGAGAAATTGGTGGAAATCAATACAGAGAATAGGGTGTTGGAGAAGAGACTGAATTCAATATCTGTTCCCTCAGAATTATTAAGTCTCAGTTTTTTCAGTACATATCTTCTGCAGACAGTGGAATCGATTCAGAGTTTTACTCGGGTGCTTTGCGGGGAGATGGAATCTGCAGGGTGGGATTTAGATGCTGCTGCGAGATCAATTCAACCAGGGGTAGTGTTCTGGAAAGCAAACCACAAATGTTATGCATTTGAGTCCTTTGTTTGCAGTGTGATGTTTGATGGTTTCAATTACCAAAACTTCTCAGTTTCTTCAAGTGAGCAGAAGAAACAGCAGGAGAGGCTATTTTTTGACAGATTCATGGAACTGAAATCTGCTGATTATCTCGCCTGGAAACCAAAATCGAGATTCGCTAGATTCTGCTGCAAGAAATACTTGAGGCTCATTCATCCCCGGATGGAAGAATCCCTTTTCGGAAACCTGGACCAGAGGGCCATGGTGAAATCAGGCAAATACCCCCCCGAGACAGCTTTCTTTACAGCGTTTTCTGAAATGGCAAAGCGCATTTGGCTCCTGCATTGCCTGGCCTTTTCTTTCGACCCCGAGGAGGCATCAATCTTCCAGGTTAGCAGAAAAACGCGGTTTTCTGAGATCTTCATGGAGACAGTGAATGAAGAAGCATTCTTGTTATCAGATGGCAGTCCAGAAACAGAACCCCAGGTAGCTTTCACTGTAGTTCCAGGTTTCAGGATAGGTAAAACTGTTGTTCAATGTCAAGTATATCTgtgttga
- the LOC116022135 gene encoding protein GRAVITROPIC IN THE LIGHT 1-like isoform X2 has translation MDAVKQSSIAQNKSKLSRAFSKVFHIQFVIGAGQEAKHKSNEKLRLIAAEAFVARLFASVSSVKAAYAQLQFSQSPYDPDGICAADKMVVSELKMLSELKQCYLKKQIDDECSPQTTLLLAEIQEQKCSLRTYDIMGKKLCSQVKLKDSEIAYLREKLVEINTENRVLEKRLNSISVPSELLSLSFFSTYLLQTVESIQSFTRVLCGEMESAGWDLDAAARSIQPGVVFWKANHKCYAFESFVCSVMFDGFNYQNFSVSSSEQKKQQERLFFDRFMELKSADYLAWKPKSRFARFCCKKYLRLIHPRMEESLFGNLDQRAMVKSGKYPPETAFFTAFSEMAKRIWLLHCLAFSFDPEEASIFQVSRKTRFSEIFMETVNEEAFLLSDGSPETEPQVAFTVVPGFRIGKTVVQCQVYLC, from the exons ATGGATGCAGTTAAGCAGTCCAGCATTGCCCAGAACAAGAGCAAATTGAGCCGCGCTTTCTCTAAAGTCTTTCACATTCAGTTTGTAATAGGAGCTGGCCAGGAGGCAAAACACAAGTCTA ATGAGAAGCTGAGGCTAATTGCTGCAGAAGCTTTTGTTGCCAGACTGTTTGCTAGTGTGTCAAGTGTTAAGGCGGCGTATGCACAGTTGCAGTTTTCTCAGTCTCCTTATGACCCCGATGGGATTTGCGCTGCAGATAAGATGGTGGTGTCCGAGTTGAAAATGTTGTCGGAGTTAAAACAGTGCTACTTGAAGAAACAGATTGATGATGAGTGTTCTCCCCAGACCACTCTTCTTTTGGCTGAAATTCAAGAGCAGAAGTGCAGTCTCAGAACTTATGATATCATGGGGAAGAAGTTGTGTTCTCAGGTTAAGCTAAAGGACTCAGAAATTGCATATCTTAGGGAGAAATTGGTGGAAATCAATACAGAGAATAGGGTGTTGGAGAAGAGACTGAATTCAATATCTGTTCCCTCAGAATTATTAAGTCTCAGTTTTTTCAGTACATATCTTCTGCAGACAGTGGAATCGATTCAGAGTTTTACTCGGGTGCTTTGCGGGGAGATGGAATCTGCAGGGTGGGATTTAGATGCTGCTGCGAGATCAATTCAACCAGGGGTAGTGTTCTGGAAAGCAAACCACAAATGTTATGCATTTGAGTCCTTTGTTTGCAGTGTGATGTTTGATGGTTTCAATTACCAAAACTTCTCAGTTTCTTCAAGTGAGCAGAAGAAACAGCAGGAGAGGCTATTTTTTGACAGATTCATGGAACTGAAATCTGCTGATTATCTCGCCTGGAAACCAAAATCGAGATTCGCTAGATTCTGCTGCAAGAAATACTTGAGGCTCATTCATCCCCGGATGGAAGAATCCCTTTTCGGAAACCTGGACCAGAGGGCCATGGTGAAATCAGGCAAATACCCCCCCGAGACAGCTTTCTTTACAGCGTTTTCTGAAATGGCAAAGCGCATTTGGCTCCTGCATTGCCTGGCCTTTTCTTTCGACCCCGAGGAGGCATCAATCTTCCAGGTTAGCAGAAAAACGCGGTTTTCTGAGATCTTCATGGAGACAGTGAATGAAGAAGCATTCTTGTTATCAGATGGCAGTCCAGAAACAGAACCCCAGGTAGCTTTCACTGTAGTTCCAGGTTTCAGGATAGGTAAAACTGTTGTTCAATGTCAAGTATATCTgtgttga